A genomic window from Flavobacterium johnsoniae includes:
- the gldG gene encoding gliding motility-associated ABC transporter substrate-binding protein GldG: MKASTKQNIKTLGITIFILIVLNILGTLFFHRFDLTKDKRYTLSPTSLGIIKQVENPLSIKIYMAGELPADFRRLQQETKQLLEEFQAYNKNIVFEFVDPLANEEESDELTKSLFEKGLTPVNITVDDKGKQSQAMVFPWAVAVYNNKEVNIPLLKNRMGASTTQKVIGSIQHLEYSIADAINKVTKNKQKKVAIIRGNGELKEIYIAKMLLQIRESYFIGPFTLDSVAKDPNGTLNALKKYDLAIISKPTEKFSDEEKEVLDQFIINGGKTLWLIDQAAADMDSLYNDAGATLAYPRDLNLNDMFFKYGFRINPDLVKDEQGSPIKLATGEQGSATQYQDFIWKFAPQVYPTSQHPIVKNLGGIKFDFANPIDTLKNGIKKTVLLQSSQYSKTIGTPAEVNLNMVTEKTTPEEYVHKGNKAMAVLLEGEFHSAFENRVLPFKDNSFAVKGKPNKMIVVADGDLARNQLDKNLEPVELGYDQRTGNLYDNKDFIMNSINYLLDDTGLINIRSKDVELPLLDKEKVYQSYTFTQFITIGVPILILLVFGLVFTFLRKRKYSK; this comes from the coding sequence AAGACGTTAGGAATTACAATTTTTATTTTAATTGTTTTAAATATACTTGGAACGCTATTTTTTCATCGTTTTGATTTAACGAAAGACAAACGTTATACGTTATCGCCAACTTCATTAGGAATTATAAAACAAGTTGAAAATCCGCTTTCTATAAAAATTTATATGGCTGGCGAACTTCCTGCCGATTTTAGACGTTTACAGCAAGAAACAAAACAATTATTAGAAGAATTTCAAGCATATAATAAAAATATAGTTTTCGAATTTGTTGATCCGTTAGCAAACGAAGAAGAAAGCGATGAATTGACAAAATCACTTTTCGAAAAAGGCTTAACGCCCGTAAACATTACGGTTGATGATAAAGGAAAACAATCTCAAGCAATGGTTTTTCCGTGGGCTGTTGCCGTTTACAACAACAAAGAAGTTAATATTCCATTGTTGAAAAACAGAATGGGTGCTTCTACGACACAAAAAGTAATTGGTTCTATTCAGCATTTAGAATATTCTATTGCAGATGCGATTAATAAAGTCACTAAAAACAAGCAGAAAAAAGTTGCTATTATTAGAGGAAATGGCGAACTGAAAGAGATTTACATTGCTAAAATGCTTTTGCAAATTAGAGAAAGTTATTTTATTGGTCCGTTTACATTAGATTCTGTAGCCAAAGATCCGAACGGAACTTTAAATGCGCTTAAAAAATACGATTTAGCCATAATTTCTAAACCAACAGAAAAATTCTCTGACGAAGAAAAAGAAGTTTTAGATCAGTTTATTATTAATGGAGGAAAAACGCTTTGGCTAATTGATCAGGCCGCTGCCGATATGGACAGTTTGTACAATGATGCAGGTGCTACTCTGGCGTATCCGAGAGATTTAAACCTGAACGATATGTTCTTCAAATACGGATTCAGAATTAATCCTGATTTGGTGAAAGACGAGCAAGGAAGTCCGATAAAACTAGCAACTGGCGAACAAGGAAGCGCAACTCAATATCAAGATTTCATCTGGAAATTTGCGCCGCAGGTTTATCCAACAAGCCAGCATCCCATTGTAAAAAATCTTGGCGGAATTAAATTCGATTTTGCCAACCCAATTGACACTTTAAAAAACGGAATCAAGAAAACGGTTTTATTACAATCTTCACAATATTCGAAAACAATCGGAACGCCAGCAGAAGTAAATCTGAATATGGTAACCGAAAAAACAACGCCTGAAGAATATGTACACAAAGGCAACAAGGCTATGGCTGTTTTATTAGAAGGTGAATTTCATTCTGCCTTCGAAAATAGAGTTTTACCATTTAAAGACAATTCTTTTGCCGTAAAAGGAAAACCAAACAAAATGATTGTAGTTGCCGATGGAGATTTAGCTAGAAATCAACTAGATAAAAATTTAGAACCAGTAGAATTGGGTTACGATCAAAGAACTGGTAATTTATATGATAATAAAGACTTCATCATGAATAGTATTAATTATTTGCTTGATGATACCGGACTTATTAACATCAGAAGCAAAGATGTCGAATTGCCTTTATTGGACAAAGAAAAAGTTTATCAAAGTTATACTTTTACCCAATTCATAACTATCGGAGTTCCAATTCTAATTTTATTGGTTTTCGGACTTGTTTTTACCTTTTTAAGAAAAAGAAAATACAGCAAGTAG